A genomic window from Arthrobacter globiformis includes:
- a CDS encoding MFS transporter, with product MTSTIATRASAGIAPSGRRAGSMGLWLVMLAQLMLVLDATVVNVSLPHIATDLHFTRAQLSWVLNGYAVAFGGLLLLGGRIGDVFGRRRTFLVGVAVFTVFSLLGGLATSPLLLVIARALQGLGAAFAAPSVLALITTSARDDGARNRALALFSAVASMGGALGLILGGLLTDMANWRWTLFINVPIGVVVLVAVPRLVAETPRRPGRFDILGAVTATGGAVAIVWALIQAGDDGWSSPRTIGGFVVGAALITVLAFTERRVAHPLLRPQLLRSPSRVAALAAMAATYGGMLAMFFLMVQYLENDLHLTPLLTGLAFLPMPLSIFAMSRIVPRLVERFGAVRLVMLGAALRVVAFLPLTQLSPDTPFAIVMVALLLTGISAGMTFMPLTTLALRNVEPEHAGSASGLFQTMQQLGGAVGLAIVASTYAAFAVPGDFLTGGRAGFWSATILSALALAAVVGLVIRPRKVA from the coding sequence ATGACATCCACAATCGCCACACGTGCGTCCGCCGGGATCGCGCCATCCGGCCGCCGCGCCGGCAGCATGGGCCTCTGGCTGGTCATGCTGGCCCAACTCATGCTTGTCCTCGACGCAACAGTCGTTAACGTCTCGCTCCCCCACATCGCCACCGACCTCCATTTCACCCGGGCCCAGCTCAGCTGGGTCTTGAACGGCTACGCCGTAGCCTTCGGCGGCCTCCTGCTGCTCGGCGGACGGATCGGAGACGTCTTCGGCCGTCGCCGGACGTTCCTGGTGGGCGTCGCAGTCTTCACGGTCTTCTCGCTGCTCGGCGGCCTGGCCACCTCACCCCTTCTGCTCGTCATCGCACGCGCACTGCAAGGCCTCGGTGCCGCATTCGCCGCCCCGAGCGTGCTCGCGCTCATCACTACGAGCGCACGGGACGACGGCGCACGGAACCGGGCGCTTGCATTGTTCTCCGCCGTCGCCTCGATGGGCGGCGCGCTCGGGCTCATTCTTGGCGGCCTGCTCACCGACATGGCCAACTGGCGGTGGACCCTCTTCATCAACGTGCCGATCGGCGTCGTCGTCCTCGTTGCCGTACCGCGCCTCGTCGCCGAAACTCCCCGCAGACCCGGGCGCTTCGACATTCTCGGAGCAGTGACCGCAACGGGCGGCGCCGTCGCCATCGTGTGGGCTCTCATCCAGGCGGGCGACGACGGCTGGTCCAGTCCCCGCACGATCGGCGGGTTCGTGGTCGGCGCAGCGCTGATCACCGTGCTCGCCTTCACCGAGCGGAGAGTGGCCCACCCCCTGCTCCGCCCGCAGCTGCTCCGCAGCCCGAGCCGGGTGGCCGCGCTGGCGGCGATGGCGGCCACCTACGGCGGGATGCTGGCGATGTTCTTCCTCATGGTCCAGTACCTCGAAAACGATCTGCACCTCACACCGCTGTTGACGGGGCTGGCGTTCCTGCCGATGCCCCTGAGCATCTTCGCGATGTCGCGGATCGTCCCGCGGCTGGTCGAGCGCTTCGGGGCCGTCCGCCTCGTCATGCTCGGCGCCGCCCTTCGCGTCGTCGCCTTCCTGCCACTCACGCAACTGAGTCCGGACACCCCCTTCGCCATCGTCATGGTTGCCCTTCTCTTGACGGGAATCTCAGCCGGCATGACGTTCATGCCGCTCACGACGCTCGCGCTTCGCAACGTCGAACCCGAGCACGCAGGGTCCGCCTCCGGGCTTTTCCAGACCATGCAGCAACTTGGCGGCGCCGTCGGACTGGCCATCGTGGCTTCAACCTACGCGGCCTTCGCTGTCCCCGGCGACTTCCTGACCGGCGGACGGGCCGGGTTCTGGTCGGCGACCATCCTCTCCGCCCTGGCGCTGGCAGCCGTCGTCGGGCTGGTCATCAGGCCTCGGAAGGTGGCCTGA
- a CDS encoding TetR/AcrR family transcriptional regulator: MRADAQRNRDRIVEVARALFRAKGFDAVSMDEVGKGAGVGTGTLYRHFPTKESLYDAVLEAWAEKVNEAVDRALSLDASAREQLLTWLSDYAAMLTEHKGAAARITAALGDPESPFAAKCTTYINANQRVIEALDSALRPGVEAIQISRLVGGAAAVADNSELPADAVASMLAIVADGLLAP, translated from the coding sequence GTGCGCGCTGACGCTCAACGCAATCGCGACCGCATTGTGGAGGTTGCGCGTGCGCTTTTCCGCGCCAAAGGCTTCGATGCCGTCTCGATGGACGAGGTCGGCAAAGGGGCCGGGGTGGGCACCGGAACGCTGTACCGGCACTTCCCGACCAAAGAGTCCCTGTACGACGCGGTTCTTGAGGCTTGGGCAGAGAAGGTCAATGAGGCAGTCGACAGGGCGCTCTCGCTCGATGCATCGGCGCGGGAGCAGCTGTTGACCTGGCTGAGCGACTACGCAGCGATGCTGACAGAACACAAGGGTGCAGCCGCGCGGATCACTGCTGCGCTGGGCGACCCTGAGTCTCCATTCGCGGCGAAATGCACGACTTACATCAACGCGAATCAGCGCGTGATTGAGGCGTTGGACTCGGCCCTGCGCCCCGGGGTCGAGGCAATCCAAATCAGTCGGCTTGTTGGCGGGGCGGCTGCAGTCGCAGACAACAGCGAGCTTCCCGCCGACGCAGTGGCATCGATGCTTGCGATCGTCGCTGACGGACTGCTCGCTCCCTGA